The following coding sequences lie in one Klebsiella huaxiensis genomic window:
- the speB gene encoding agmatinase, with the protein MDNVFHQPQGGNEMPRFGGRATMMRLPFIEDLQGLDAAFVGIPLDIGTSQRSGTRYGPRYIRTESVMIRPYNMATGAAPFESLSVADIGDVPINTYSLLKSVQIIEDYYTGLNSFPLIPLTLGGDHTITLPILRALTKKHGPVGLIHVDAHTDTNDEMFGEKIAHGTTFRRAVEEGLLDLKRVVQIGQRAQGYAAGDFQWGVDQGFRLVQAEQCWHKSLAPLMAEVRQQMGDGPVYLSFDIDSLDPIWAPGTGTPEVGGLTSIQALEIVRGCRGLNLIGCDLVEVSPPYDVSGNTSQLAANLLYEMLCVLPGVKYE; encoded by the coding sequence ATGGATAACGTCTTTCATCAACCACAAGGTGGCAATGAAATGCCGCGCTTTGGCGGTCGCGCAACGATGATGCGCCTACCATTTATCGAAGATTTACAGGGGCTTGATGCAGCATTTGTCGGCATCCCATTGGATATTGGGACTTCCCAACGTTCCGGGACACGCTACGGGCCGCGCTATATTCGTACCGAGTCGGTCATGATTCGTCCGTACAACATGGCAACCGGCGCGGCGCCTTTTGAGTCGCTGTCGGTGGCAGATATCGGCGATGTACCGATTAACACCTACAGTCTGCTCAAATCAGTGCAGATCATCGAGGATTACTACACTGGTTTAAATAGTTTTCCGCTGATCCCCCTGACCCTGGGGGGCGACCATACCATCACCCTGCCGATTCTGCGCGCCCTGACCAAAAAGCATGGCCCGGTTGGGCTGATTCATGTCGATGCCCATACCGATACCAACGATGAAATGTTCGGTGAAAAAATCGCTCACGGTACCACCTTCCGCCGCGCCGTCGAAGAAGGCCTGCTGGACCTCAAACGCGTTGTCCAGATAGGCCAACGCGCCCAGGGCTATGCCGCCGGTGACTTCCAGTGGGGCGTCGATCAGGGCTTTCGTCTGGTTCAGGCGGAGCAATGCTGGCACAAGTCTCTGGCACCGTTGATGGCCGAAGTTCGTCAGCAAATGGGCGATGGCCCGGTTTATCTCAGTTTTGATATCGATAGCCTCGACCCGATCTGGGCGCCAGGAACCGGGACCCCGGAAGTGGGCGGCCTGACGTCAATTCAGGCGCTGGAGATTGTCCGCGGCTGCCGCGGCCTGAACCTGATTGGCTGCGACCTGGTCGAGGTCTCCCCACCTTATGACGTCAGCGGTAACACCTCGCAGCTGGCTGCCAACCTGCTGTACGAGATGCTCTGCGTTCTCCCCGGCGTGAAATACGAATAG
- a CDS encoding ABC transporter substrate-binding protein gives MKKTLKKISRRVALSIAVTACFSPLTQATELLTDGVFKVGMEVTYPPFESYDSNNNIVGIDPEFAALIAEQLKAKPQLIDTKFTSLILGIGKKYDAVISGMYVTPERQKQADAIPYALSGASIIALKNSPIQPKTEDELCGVKVGLQAGTAWVSSLKTHSDEYCLKNGKPAISIQEFPTAPEASQALMSKNINAQLEIAPAAQIIVEKSRGRLAISSSRLVYPLPLGIYVAKGNTELAEAIKSTLATLKANGKYDAIIKKYNLESIN, from the coding sequence ATGAAAAAAACGCTAAAAAAAATCTCGCGCCGTGTGGCTTTATCCATCGCCGTCACCGCTTGTTTTTCACCGTTAACCCAGGCCACAGAGCTGCTGACCGATGGCGTATTCAAAGTCGGGATGGAGGTGACCTATCCACCTTTTGAGTCTTACGACAGCAATAACAATATCGTGGGGATCGATCCAGAATTTGCGGCGCTGATCGCCGAACAGCTGAAAGCCAAACCGCAGCTTATTGACACGAAGTTCACCAGCCTGATTTTAGGCATTGGTAAAAAATACGATGCGGTGATTTCCGGCATGTACGTGACTCCTGAGCGGCAGAAACAGGCGGATGCCATCCCTTACGCATTATCCGGCGCGTCAATTATTGCGCTGAAAAACAGCCCCATTCAGCCAAAAACAGAAGATGAATTATGCGGCGTGAAGGTTGGTCTGCAGGCGGGTACCGCCTGGGTTTCCAGTCTGAAAACCCACTCCGACGAGTATTGTCTGAAAAACGGCAAACCGGCGATTAGCATTCAGGAATTCCCGACGGCACCAGAAGCCTCACAGGCACTGATGTCGAAAAACATCAATGCCCAGTTAGAAATCGCCCCGGCGGCGCAAATTATCGTTGAGAAAAGCCGCGGTCGCCTGGCAATCAGCTCCAGCCGTCTGGTTTATCCGTTACCGCTGGGGATTTATGTCGCCAAAGGCAATACCGAACTGGCCGAGGCCATTAAATCAACGTTAGCCACCCTTAAAGCCAACGGCAAATATGACGCCATCATCAAGAAATACAACTTAGAAAGCATCAATTAA
- a CDS encoding amino acid ABC transporter permease/ATP-binding protein, which produces MEFDWGYFFSLFSVGAFWQACVTVVVVSSLSWFIGLILGFLLACAKLSGPRWLKVPVELYIWFFRSVPLMVLLVFVYNLPQLFPATQPLLGIPFIAGLVSMTVTEAAYMAEIHRGGLLSVAKGQSEAGHALSFSFIGIQRLIIIPQAFRISLPTLINEYITIIKLSSILSVISLPELLLTGQRLYAQNFLVMETLLAVAVYYVMVVTVFTWLFRALENLLDIQRKRPQTLNDNECETLRQNLTPPVQAQKSQPTSGNPPALDLRAIEKSWGQHHVLKGIDLKVENGEVISIIGPSGSGKTTLIRTINALESIDAGEIILYGEDYLKGASIVDKQQMRAGVRRIGMVFQGFNLFPHRTVLDNVMLAPLYHKLLDRPVAREQALWLLDRVGLLAHAEKYPYQLSGGQQQRVAIARALALKPDIMLFDEPTSALDPELVGEVLKVIQSLAREGMTMIIVTHEMDFALSISDRVVMMENGVVQSDMPPQRIRNDVADPSLTRIREFMGVQ; this is translated from the coding sequence ATGGAGTTCGATTGGGGATACTTTTTCTCATTATTTAGCGTTGGGGCATTCTGGCAAGCATGTGTCACCGTTGTTGTCGTCAGTTCATTGTCCTGGTTTATTGGCCTGATATTAGGTTTTCTTTTAGCCTGCGCCAAACTCTCCGGCCCGCGCTGGCTAAAGGTTCCCGTCGAACTCTATATTTGGTTTTTCCGCAGCGTACCGCTGATGGTATTACTGGTCTTTGTCTATAACTTACCGCAGCTATTTCCGGCCACCCAACCGCTGCTCGGCATTCCGTTTATTGCCGGACTGGTGTCGATGACGGTAACCGAAGCGGCCTATATGGCGGAGATCCATCGCGGCGGCCTGCTTTCCGTCGCCAAAGGGCAAAGCGAAGCCGGGCACGCATTAAGCTTTAGCTTTATCGGTATTCAGCGCTTAATTATTATCCCGCAGGCGTTTCGTATTTCGTTGCCTACGCTGATAAACGAATATATCACCATCATTAAACTCAGCTCGATTCTGTCGGTCATTTCACTGCCGGAGCTGCTGTTGACGGGCCAGCGCCTGTACGCGCAGAACTTCCTCGTCATGGAGACGCTGCTGGCGGTCGCCGTCTATTACGTCATGGTGGTCACGGTCTTTACCTGGCTGTTCCGGGCGCTGGAAAACCTGCTGGATATCCAGCGCAAGCGCCCACAGACGCTCAATGACAACGAATGCGAAACCCTGCGCCAGAATCTGACACCGCCGGTGCAGGCGCAAAAATCGCAGCCTACCAGCGGCAACCCACCGGCCCTGGATTTACGCGCCATCGAAAAATCCTGGGGCCAGCACCACGTGCTAAAAGGCATCGATCTGAAGGTCGAAAATGGCGAGGTGATCAGCATCATCGGCCCATCCGGGTCCGGCAAAACGACCCTGATTCGCACCATTAATGCCCTTGAAAGCATCGATGCCGGAGAAATCATTCTTTACGGCGAGGATTATCTGAAAGGCGCATCCATTGTTGATAAACAGCAAATGCGCGCGGGCGTGCGCCGCATCGGCATGGTGTTCCAGGGCTTCAACCTGTTTCCCCATCGTACGGTGCTCGATAACGTGATGCTCGCCCCGCTCTATCACAAGCTGCTCGACCGCCCTGTCGCCCGGGAGCAGGCGCTGTGGCTACTGGACCGCGTCGGTCTGCTGGCTCACGCCGAAAAATACCCGTACCAGCTCTCCGGCGGCCAGCAACAGCGCGTGGCCATCGCCCGCGCTCTGGCGCTTAAACCGGACATTATGCTGTTTGATGAACCCACATCAGCGCTGGATCCTGAGCTGGTTGGCGAAGTGCTGAAAGTCATTCAGTCCCTGGCCCGTGAAGGGATGACGATGATTATCGTGACTCACGAGATGGACTTTGCCTTATCGATTTCTGACCGGGTAGTGATGATGGAAAACGGCGTGGTGCAAAGCGATATGCCACCGCAGCGCATTCGCAACGATGTCGCCGATCCGTCCCTGACCCGCATTCGTGAATTTATGGGAGTGCAATAA
- a CDS encoding FKBP-type peptidyl-prolyl cis-trans isomerase N-terminal domain-containing protein: MPLKQETARKKINQNNKTEASINALKKQNAELSAAAKAAEKKRDETTRELSAQIAVLKAQIGPQDSAQKTSLDALTKKNAELTAAVEAAQKKLDDTTRTLSVQIAALKTQSALRAQNAQSENGQKNTISALTKKNAELSVVADAAQKKLDETTRTLSAQINALKTQNSQGESQQKVALEALTKKNAELTAAAEAAQKKLDETTRTLSAQIAALKTQNSQGESQQKVALVALTKKNAELTAAAEAAQKKLDETTRTLSAQIAALKTQNSQGESQQKVALEALTKKNAELTAAAEAAQKKLDETTHTLSAQIAALKTQNSQGESQQKVALEALTKKNAELTAAAEAAQKTRDNTTHLLSAQITAADTAQKKYDASIFALNEKNKKLQSTLDSLSIKEKVINLADKSNKNAYALGVFYLTQALSDVNKMADNDVKLTPSALVSGFNDAYNKKIKIKEDEIETIVNTLNDQMSSRYVDIEKRIMAKIKGKKYEILPNGVYFVIEKKGKVQYKVNESLSMNILEKKLDGTPILNTMNSTFVNNKDIDPLIGKVLSSGLKGGIVTLYGQAGSLYSTPPTEINPDTLISITFELQP, from the coding sequence GTGCCTCTGAAGCAGGAAACAGCCAGAAAGAAAATAAATCAGAATAATAAAACTGAAGCTTCGATAAATGCCCTTAAGAAACAGAATGCAGAACTGAGCGCTGCGGCGAAAGCGGCTGAGAAAAAACGGGATGAAACGACGCGTGAGCTGTCTGCACAGATCGCGGTGCTGAAAGCACAGATTGGGCCACAAGACAGCGCCCAGAAAACCAGTCTTGACGCCTTGACGAAAAAGAATGCCGAGCTGACCGCTGCCGTCGAGGCCGCGCAGAAAAAGTTGGATGACACGACTCGCACGCTGTCGGTGCAGATTGCTGCGCTAAAAACGCAGAGTGCTCTAAGAGCACAGAATGCGCAAAGTGAAAATGGACAGAAAAATACCATCAGCGCGTTGACGAAAAAGAATGCTGAGTTGAGTGTGGTTGCTGATGCAGCGCAGAAAAAGCTGGATGAGACTACCCGCACGCTGTCGGCGCAGATTAACGCGCTGAAAACGCAGAATTCACAGGGTGAAAGTCAGCAGAAAGTCGCCCTTGAGGCGCTGACGAAAAAGAACGCCGAGCTGACCGCCGCCGCCGAGGCTGCGCAGAAAAAGCTGGATGAGACTACCCGCACGCTATCGGCGCAGATTGCCGCGCTGAAAACGCAGAATTCACAGGGTGAAAGTCAGCAGAAAGTCGCCCTTGTGGCGCTGACGAAAAAGAACGCCGAGCTGACCGCCGCCGCTGAGGCTGCGCAGAAAAAGCTGGATGAGACTACCCGCACGCTGTCGGCACAGATTGCCGCGCTGAAAACGCAGAATTCACAGGGTGAAAGTCAGCAGAAAGTCGCCCTTGAAGCGCTGACGAAAAAGAACGCCGAGCTGACCGCCGCCGCCGAGGCTGCGCAGAAAAAGCTGGATGAGACAACCCACACGCTGTCGGCGCAGATTGCCGCGCTGAAAACGCAGAATTCACAGGGTGAAAGTCAGCAGAAAGTCGCCCTTGAGGCGCTGACGAAAAAGAATGCCGAGCTGACCGCCGCCGCCGAGGCTGCGCAGAAAACGAGGGATAACACCACCCACTTGCTGTCGGCACAGATTACTGCTGCAGATACGGCGCAGAAAAAATATGATGCTTCGATATTTGCTTTAAACGAAAAAAATAAAAAATTACAGTCGACGCTTGATAGCTTATCTATAAAAGAAAAGGTTATAAATCTTGCTGATAAAAGTAATAAAAATGCCTATGCACTAGGCGTTTTCTACCTCACTCAGGCGCTATCAGATGTGAATAAAATGGCCGACAATGATGTGAAGCTGACACCCTCAGCGTTGGTTTCAGGGTTTAATGATGCTTACAATAAAAAAATTAAAATTAAAGAAGATGAAATAGAGACTATCGTTAATACTCTTAACGATCAAATGTCATCAAGGTATGTTGATATCGAAAAAAGAATCATGGCCAAAATTAAAGGTAAGAAATATGAAATCTTGCCTAATGGTGTTTATTTCGTTATTGAGAAAAAAGGGAAGGTCCAGTACAAAGTTAACGAGTCTTTGTCTATGAATATACTGGAGAAAAAACTTGATGGTACGCCTATATTGAATACTATGAATTCAACGTTTGTGAACAATAAAGATATTGATCCTCTTATAGGCAAAGTCTTGTCATCAGGTCTCAAGGGTGGGATTGTCACGCTCTATGGTCAGGCAGGATCGCTATATAGTACTCCCCCTACCGAGATTAACCCAGACACGCTGATCTCAATTACTTTTGAGTTACAGCCTTAG
- a CDS encoding sugar phosphate isomerase/epimerase family protein, which produces MQLNVFRTLWGVTSPWQQTVSELKSVGCCGIEARVPLTVEDQQTLARRLEESALEYIAIVFSGGGVIPAQAETPEQHLERLKERFTAAKALNPRFVNLLAGNDRWPLAQQVDFLGKAHELAADYELTCSFETHRATSLYSPWLTLEIIQQLPQLRFTADISHWIVVSERLLDDPCDDFSTFIDRVHHIQARAGYDQGPQVPHPAAPEYQAALQFQQRFWQQIWQSQRQRGYQQTTLTPEFGPDGYLHHLPFTNVPVADLWSLNAWMAQHEQQHFVEFTSLTQ; this is translated from the coding sequence ATGCAGCTCAACGTCTTTCGCACGCTATGGGGCGTCACCTCCCCGTGGCAGCAAACGGTTAGCGAACTCAAAAGCGTCGGCTGCTGCGGCATTGAAGCGCGGGTGCCGCTCACAGTAGAAGATCAGCAGACGCTGGCCCGGCGCCTCGAAGAGTCGGCACTTGAGTATATCGCCATCGTATTCAGCGGCGGCGGCGTTATCCCTGCCCAGGCCGAAACGCCAGAGCAGCACCTGGAACGGTTAAAAGAACGCTTTACGGCAGCGAAAGCGCTCAATCCGCGCTTCGTCAACCTGCTGGCCGGTAACGACCGCTGGCCGCTGGCGCAGCAGGTCGATTTTCTCGGTAAAGCTCATGAGCTGGCTGCCGATTATGAGCTGACCTGCAGTTTCGAAACCCATCGCGCCACGTCGCTATATAGCCCGTGGCTAACGCTGGAGATTATCCAGCAGCTACCGCAACTGCGCTTTACCGCCGATATCAGCCACTGGATTGTGGTGAGCGAGCGCCTGCTGGATGACCCCTGCGATGACTTCAGCACGTTTATCGACCGGGTCCACCATATTCAGGCCCGCGCCGGATATGACCAGGGCCCGCAGGTACCGCATCCGGCAGCACCGGAGTATCAGGCGGCCTTGCAGTTCCAACAGCGTTTCTGGCAGCAAATCTGGCAGTCGCAGCGCCAGCGCGGCTACCAGCAAACCACGCTCACGCCGGAATTTGGCCCCGATGGCTACCTGCACCACCTGCCGTTTACCAACGTTCCAGTGGCCGACTTATGGTCGCTGAACGCCTGGATGGCGCAGCATGAACAGCAGCATTTTGTTGAATTTACTTCGCTCACTCAATAA
- a CDS encoding LysR family transcriptional regulator: protein MLNDATLNIRQLQVFEAVARLESYNRAQQELGISVSAISNAMSQLEGQLGFSLCQRGRGGFALTEKGQHFLQQAIRVLSELNELERQSALLKGEHSGTICISTLDSIETETALSLPVVLRSFSDKFPHVHIKLIIRTPAEQLNGVLNNHIDLAIGSYNSRVHNIISEPLYREQHWLYCSDLHPMFFSRQLDKDLISQCPLVTRSYWNTSDLRRRGFSKGSATVETVDAQLLLILSGKYIGYLPEHYAWPWIKENRLRVLLPNEFGFQSPFSAICKRGRSNEPYLKEFRNLLKKNTVARPKWSE, encoded by the coding sequence ATGCTGAACGACGCAACGCTTAACATTCGACAGCTACAGGTTTTTGAAGCGGTGGCCCGCCTTGAGAGCTATAACCGGGCCCAGCAGGAGCTGGGGATTTCTGTTTCCGCGATCAGCAATGCGATGTCGCAGCTGGAGGGACAACTTGGTTTTAGCCTGTGCCAGCGCGGGCGCGGCGGCTTTGCTCTGACCGAGAAAGGGCAGCATTTTTTACAGCAAGCGATCCGCGTGCTGAGCGAACTAAACGAGCTGGAGCGGCAGTCGGCGCTGCTGAAGGGTGAGCACAGCGGGACGATTTGTATCTCAACCCTCGACTCCATCGAAACCGAAACCGCACTATCGCTGCCGGTGGTGCTGCGCAGCTTTAGCGATAAGTTTCCTCATGTGCATATCAAACTGATTATCCGTACCCCAGCGGAACAGCTTAATGGCGTACTGAATAACCATATCGATCTCGCCATCGGTAGCTATAACTCGCGGGTGCATAACATCATCAGCGAACCGCTTTACCGGGAGCAGCACTGGCTCTACTGCAGCGATCTGCATCCGATGTTCTTCAGCCGGCAATTGGACAAAGACCTGATTAGCCAGTGTCCGCTGGTGACGCGTAGCTACTGGAATACCAGCGATCTCAGGCGGCGCGGGTTCAGTAAGGGCAGCGCTACGGTTGAGACCGTTGATGCGCAGCTGCTGCTGATTTTGTCCGGAAAATATATCGGTTATCTTCCTGAACACTATGCCTGGCCGTGGATTAAAGAGAATCGCCTGCGGGTGCTGTTGCCCAATGAGTTTGGCTTTCAATCACCTTTCTCGGCGATATGCAAACGTGGGCGCAGTAATGAACCCTACTTGAAGGAGTTCCGTAATCTCCTGAAGAAGAATACGGTGGCCAGACCGAAGTGGAGTGAGTAA
- a CDS encoding class II aldolase/adducin family protein, translating to MATELELRQQLAAAYRLAALFGWEDTLYTHFSVRLPGDGEPRFLINPFGMMFDEVTASNLIVVDMQGKVVEGSAPANSAGFTIHSAVHMAREDAHCVIHTHTLPGMAVAACEDGLLQLNQISTEFYRRVGYHPYEGVAFDLDERVRIQQSLGTNIAMILQSHGLLSVGRTVADAFYIMYYLNRACEIQMATAQLAPLSPIHTIPEHLSQHACEQLMGVEHERQLVWQAWLRRLDRLDTSYKS from the coding sequence ATGGCAACTGAACTGGAGCTACGCCAGCAGCTGGCCGCCGCCTATCGTCTGGCGGCGCTATTCGGCTGGGAAGACACGCTGTATACCCACTTCTCCGTGCGCCTGCCCGGCGACGGCGAGCCGCGTTTTTTGATTAACCCCTTCGGTATGATGTTTGATGAAGTGACCGCCAGCAACTTAATCGTGGTCGATATGCAGGGCAAGGTTGTCGAAGGTAGCGCTCCGGCAAACTCGGCAGGCTTTACCATTCACAGCGCGGTACATATGGCTCGCGAAGATGCCCACTGCGTGATCCACACCCACACCCTGCCGGGAATGGCGGTCGCCGCCTGTGAAGATGGGCTGCTGCAGCTTAACCAGATCAGCACCGAGTTTTATCGGCGCGTCGGCTACCACCCGTATGAAGGCGTAGCATTCGATCTCGATGAACGCGTACGGATCCAGCAGTCGCTCGGCACTAACATCGCCATGATCCTGCAAAGCCACGGCCTGCTGTCGGTCGGTCGGACCGTCGCCGATGCGTTTTACATCATGTATTACCTCAACCGTGCCTGTGAGATCCAGATGGCCACCGCGCAGCTGGCGCCGCTCAGCCCCATTCATACGATCCCTGAGCATTTAAGCCAGCACGCCTGTGAGCAGCTCATGGGGGTTGAACATGAACGCCAGCTGGTGTGGCAGGCGTGGCTACGCCGCCTCGATCGTCTTGATACTTCATATAAAAGCTAA
- a CDS encoding 2-hydroxyacid dehydrogenase, producing the protein MTQLTVVVDCNDPQYAQEICAAFALFPEVKAVLPEDPAAREAQYASCWFPDPQLLVRSPELKLIQAASAGVDHLPASVFASDVPLCRVVDEDFRHGMFEYVLWGVLWFQRSFDRALAHQRERTWKIYPQRAAADYHVGVMGLGEIGGYIAAQLAGLGYKVSGWARSEKSLAGVRCYHGDAQAGEFLGQLDALINVLPLTEQTRGILAHPLLEQLPDGAALINCGRGEHMVNQDVLEALENGKLSGAVLDVFPVEPLPQEDPLWQHPQVVITPHMASIAQTVVVARQLLDNIQRLHQALPLKNLVNKQSGY; encoded by the coding sequence ATGACTCAGTTAACCGTCGTCGTGGATTGTAATGATCCTCAGTACGCCCAGGAAATTTGCGCCGCGTTCGCGCTGTTTCCGGAAGTAAAAGCGGTTCTGCCAGAGGACCCCGCCGCCCGCGAGGCGCAATATGCCAGCTGCTGGTTTCCTGACCCACAGCTGCTGGTCCGCTCGCCTGAGCTGAAACTGATCCAGGCCGCATCTGCTGGCGTCGACCATTTACCCGCCAGCGTTTTTGCCAGCGACGTTCCGCTCTGCCGGGTGGTTGACGAAGATTTTCGCCACGGCATGTTTGAATACGTTCTGTGGGGCGTGCTGTGGTTTCAGCGCAGTTTTGACCGGGCGCTGGCCCACCAGCGCGAAAGAACGTGGAAGATTTATCCGCAGCGAGCGGCGGCCGATTATCACGTTGGCGTCATGGGCCTCGGCGAAATTGGCGGCTATATCGCCGCGCAGCTTGCCGGATTGGGATATAAGGTTTCCGGCTGGGCGCGCAGTGAAAAATCCCTTGCTGGCGTGCGTTGTTATCACGGAGATGCTCAGGCTGGCGAATTTCTTGGCCAACTGGATGCGCTGATCAACGTCCTGCCGTTAACAGAGCAGACGCGAGGCATCCTTGCCCACCCTTTACTGGAGCAACTACCTGACGGTGCAGCGCTGATTAACTGCGGACGCGGCGAGCATATGGTGAATCAGGACGTACTTGAAGCACTGGAGAACGGCAAGTTGTCCGGCGCGGTGCTCGACGTGTTCCCCGTCGAACCGCTGCCGCAGGAAGACCCACTGTGGCAGCATCCGCAGGTGGTTATCACCCCGCATATGGCCTCTATCGCGCAAACGGTGGTGGTTGCCCGTCAGCTGCTGGACAACATCCAACGGCTGCACCAGGCGCTGCCGCTGAAAAATCTTGTTAACAAACAGAGCGGTTATTAA
- a CDS encoding isopenicillin N synthase family dioxygenase: MTAAKSSFTELPTIDISDLTCDDLAKRQAVADTIGQAAREVGFFYITGHGIAPELIAGIRDAAKQIFALPMERKMAYYIGQSKSHKGYVPEGEEIYGSGKPDHKEAFDIGFQAADDHPFVIAKTPLIGANEWPDIPEFKSRVLAYYEAVFALGHRLFDAFALALGLPEGYFQSMVTCPPSKLRLIHYPFDASAEDVPGIGAHTDYECFTLLLADQPGLEVLNEDSDWIDAPPLKNATGEEAFVINIGDMLEVLSAGTFVATAHRVRKVPQERYSFPLFFACDYHTLIRPLPGFLEAGEASEYQELSIGEHMWSQALQTYRYLREKVTRGELQLPERARGTNTFGHLKKQAQQKSVNNP; the protein is encoded by the coding sequence ATGACCGCCGCAAAAAGTTCTTTCACTGAATTACCGACTATCGATATCAGCGACCTGACCTGCGACGATCTCGCTAAGCGCCAGGCGGTGGCCGACACTATCGGCCAGGCCGCCCGCGAGGTTGGTTTTTTCTACATTACCGGCCACGGCATTGCGCCTGAACTGATAGCCGGGATCCGCGACGCTGCAAAACAGATTTTCGCTCTGCCTATGGAGCGCAAGATGGCGTACTACATCGGTCAGTCGAAAAGTCATAAAGGCTACGTCCCCGAGGGGGAAGAGATCTACGGCTCCGGCAAGCCCGATCATAAAGAAGCATTCGATATCGGCTTTCAGGCCGCCGACGATCACCCTTTCGTTATCGCCAAAACGCCGTTGATTGGCGCCAACGAATGGCCGGATATCCCGGAGTTTAAATCCCGGGTGCTGGCTTACTATGAAGCGGTGTTCGCCCTCGGACATCGCCTGTTTGACGCCTTCGCTCTCGCCCTTGGCCTGCCGGAAGGCTATTTCCAGTCGATGGTCACCTGCCCGCCCTCGAAGCTGCGCCTGATCCACTACCCCTTTGACGCCAGCGCCGAAGATGTTCCCGGTATTGGTGCACATACCGACTATGAGTGCTTCACCCTGCTGCTCGCCGACCAACCTGGCCTTGAAGTGCTTAATGAAGATAGCGACTGGATCGATGCTCCACCGCTGAAGAACGCGACCGGAGAAGAAGCTTTCGTGATTAATATCGGCGACATGCTGGAAGTCCTGAGCGCTGGCACATTTGTTGCAACAGCACACCGCGTACGCAAGGTGCCGCAGGAACGCTACTCATTCCCGCTGTTTTTCGCCTGCGACTACCATACGCTGATCCGCCCGCTGCCGGGTTTCCTTGAGGCAGGTGAAGCCAGTGAGTATCAAGAACTGAGCATTGGTGAGCATATGTGGAGCCAGGCGTTGCAGACCTATCGCTACCTGCGCGAAAAAGTCACCCGAGGCGAGCTCCAGCTCCCTGAACGCGCCCGCGGCACCAACACCTTTGGTCATCTGAAAAAACAAGCACAGCAAAAATCCGTTAATAACCCGTGA